In Styela clava chromosome 6, kaStyClav1.hap1.2, whole genome shotgun sequence, the genomic window CTCTATTTCTTGATAGGTGGTTAACGGCAGGGGAGTGTGTGGTAACGAGTTATCCACGAACATGCATAGCCCTCCACCAAAAGTGTTCCGATCTTGTCTAATTAACGTATAACCATATAAAGCAGGCGTGTATTTGCTAGCTAAAAAAGTCTCTTAGAGCAAAATGACATTTGGCTTTGAAGACAAGATATCTATATAATGTTTGAATTcgtgtatttttctatatatgcCTATGCAGTTTCATTACATTAGTGAGAGTACCATTATTTCAGATGAACTAAGGAAACAAGTTTCTGTTTATCTGAAATCATCCCAATATTTTTATGcgtcgtttttattatttctgagATCATGTCCAATTCTGATTCTTTAGAAATCGAGTTTAAAGTGACTTTTATGATATCTGCTATGAAAGCACAAAACGataatgaatttattttggGTATTTGAATGTCCTCATCAGTATTACGTATACTCATGCCGTCATATTGTGGACCTCGCTGGAAAGGCAGTTGATTTTTCATTGACCGCGTTATTCTATGTTGACAACTTGTAGTTTGTGACAGATCAACTGACTGTATTGGCTGAGACATAGTATGACGAAATATTTCTAGATTAGAAGAACATTCGGGGCCCGGCATAGCGGGAAAATTTTCCTCTGAAAAAATTGGACCAGCTGCAATGTTGTTTTTTCTGGCAATTGATCTTGCCTCCCAATAAGTGACGCTTTGTTGAGCACGAATTTTTTGTATATGTGACTCTTCTTTGTATCTAGGACATCCGCCATATGCCGCACTATGATTTCCTTTACAATGTAAACATACTCTCTCTGCTTTTTCACATGCATTGGTAAGGTGACGTATTCCGCACCTCGCGCACCGCGTTGATCCCCGACAATTTTTGGAAATATGTCCAAAAGACCGGCAGTTAAAACATCTTAGAGGTGGCGGATTGTATACTCGTACTGCAAATCTTAAGTACCCCACATGTACGACTGAAGGCAAGCGGGTAGTATCGAAAAATAATAGAACGGATAAACTTGGAGTTGTTTCAGTATTATTTAATGAAGTATTGTTTGTCTTTCGTACCTCAAATCTCTGCGACTTTATGACGTGTTGGATCGCTTAGAAAGCTTAATGGCTCGGAGTCAGATATGTCAATCGGCACTCCACTAATTACACCTTTCGACTGAacgtttgtttgtttatattcTTCCGCTTTAATATGAATTTTCGCGTCACCCAATTGTTTACAATTTGACAGTTTCGTCATTTGGGATTTTCCACAACAATCTACCAATAGTTCTCCACTAGCCAAAACTTTCACGACTTTGTATTCACCGATTTGTTCACGTAACCCTTTATTAACTGCATTAGGATTGTATGTCCTTATTGGACGGTCAATACCTGACACCACAACGCGGAATTGGTGACTTTCCGCTTCTGTCGTTTTAGTTAATGCAACATTTCTCAATTTGATTGAAGGCCCAATTTCATCCTCGCCCCGACGTTTATTTGTCTGTTCCTCGATTCCATACATATCCCACTTTACCGGCCGCAGCCGATAAAATGGGTTGAAATATTAAGTTTCCCAATAAGAAATAGGAATAAATACAACTCACAATTTTCCTTGTAGTATATGGGTAGTATCGGTATGAAGTAATTCCCGACTCCGTCAGACGTCCTCACGCGAGCGCCGTCAAACCAAACAAAAAAAACTCGGACGGCTGTATTATGAGCATAGTCGTCTCGACATTATTATATCCGCCAGCTCAAAATATAGGAACAAAAATTAAGGTGTACCAAATCCCAGCACTTGGTTCCAAATCACGAAAGCATACCAAGTGTCGAACAGTACCGGTAGCACAGGAATAGCAACATGCGACGCAATATAAACGAACAATATGTGACTTCATAATGCAAATATTCTCGAGACAAtatcaataattatttatacaaaataaatatattttgctttctACCCGTATAGTGTtagtacatatatatacatacaccAACACTAACTCTAAAACGAATTTCTGTGGCATTCACGGAAAAAATTCGCTTGTATCACATGTTCTTGTCTCTCtatgttttaatattatatatatcttttttttaagGTGATATAAAGCAAATTTTTCGCCAAATGCAAGACTGGGGAAGTAAGAAATCACCCTCAGAAATGCATCAATATGCAGTACTTTATGTTCGTTCAGAAAGTGATGAAGATTGTATGGTAATTCCAAATGcttttcattcaaatattaaCTTTCTAGAAATGATTGAGTTTACTTCGAAGCACCGTACCAATCAATATACAATATTAGTACTGTACATGAGGAAGAAAACAGTCTAACCGTTAGACTCTAACGCAGGGGTGGGCAatgtttttgaaccaggggtcaaaaattttgcttacccagactggcgggccatgtaaatATGACGTGAAAagttaattttatgaacaatatttacagtgttacaaaagcaacagtgaaaaacaataaacctcgtgccaaaactaaatttacccCCAATCTCAATAAATTCCTCGAGTTATTTTTGGCTGggacatcaaaatttggtttcattttggttgtgacagcatcaggcgggccagattgaatcaacCAACGGGCGATATCCGGCCCGCCGGctgtactttgcccatgtctgcaAACGTTTGCGTCAATTACTGTAAGTTAGAGACTGATGCTCACGCCTCATATTCTTAATCTTCGGTACCCCAGTTTATTGAGCCAAAATTGAGCCCGAGTACTCTGAACAGAACTATATACCTAAACTACGTTATATCCAGTGGTGGTGTTGATAATCGTTGAACCCGTACTTGTTTTTCACGTTGGACGACGCATGAAATGAGTCGCAGATGACGACCAGCATTGATTATATTCGGCGTTTCAAATGTTGTGTATGACTATTACATTTATATGAAGCGTTACATATTATTGCCATTTTTCATAGCTGCCTACATAcatttttcggtactcccgaagtatgtgaaccaaggtggcgaacaccggaacgtagtaggtgtaccaggttagggttaggcaataatttcaggtacaaatactacgggagtcacttggctagtccccgaataCGTAATAGAACTCAAATAGGAGGTGGTAGATATTTCGGTATTATTGATTAAACTATTTGTAGCTtatgaaaatatgttttgtATTTGACTGATCCTCTCCGTCGACATAACGAGCCACTtactggatattcaaatacatttttatttacgttAAGAATAGAGTGTCACGCCTGAAAATTAAGGTTTAAACTTTTAAAGAGGGTATTCACCCCCTACATAGAGGGTTTCACTACCGTCACCGATAATATCACTTACTACTTGACAGAAATATGCGGAAAGCCAATCAGGATGGTTCGATGCAAAAGAAAACAGGATTTACACTGTTCACGCAGAAGCTCTTCTCGTTGGAAATCCTAAAAGACCACAAGATGCACTGAAAGTACCTTTCGACGATTCAGAGCTTggaaaattgattaaaaataacGGTTGTATACCAGACTCAGTATTGATATACAGCAATCACGAACCGTGTAAATGGTGCAAAAAAGCCATCGCTAAAGCTAAACATCATTTTAATCTGACCGATAATATAAAAGTCGGATACAGAATTGAAAGAAACGATTTGACGAAAGGTTCATATGGTGACGGTGTTGAACATTTTCATCTGCGGTAGACATCTATTATACGttcatttttgacatttttatgaGAAGATCAAAACTTAGATGATCAAATTTGAGGTTTATTCCGACGAAGTAATAACAGATGCTGCACTGCCTTAATATTTATGAGCAAATAAGAGCGTCGCGTTTGCAGTAACGCCAGGCGCAGTAGAAGAATGCAGTTGCACAATTCATTACCAACCAGAAGAATCCACTGAAACTTGGCTTATCGCTGATTGTCAAAACCGGACATTTGAGTTATTCGTCAGAAGTTTTAATCGGGAGTGTTCTGCCATAATAGAAAACGTTTACGTTATCGGTAGTGGACTAGAAACATTGTGCTCGTTGATCACGTAGTTGTCAAAATCAAGCATgtgaaaaaatacattttcgaCGTCCATtagaaaaaaaactataaattttCATGTGAAACAACGTGCATCATAGAAGAAATGGATTTTTGGGTATTACTTAATTTTATCTACTgtgaattttaaaaacaattgtCTCACCTGACAGTGCAAAATCTTCTTTAGCATGGATGCGAACATTTACaagttatttgaaaatatatgtataataaAATTGTACATTCCCATCATCAACCCTTATTCATTGTTATAGTgcacgaagttgaaatatgcctAATGCCATTTATGCTCTCTTGAAAACAAGTTACAACTTGCTGTTAGAAAGCCAGAAGTTACTACATTATGGCATTGtaattattgtatttttgtgaCTTGAAGCTTATTtagcaattttatattttatttgtaaaaatgtGTCATAACTTTGTTCAAAATAGAAATCGATATCACAATCATTTTCAATTCTTATCGTTCAAAAATATCGTGTGGTacatttttgctatttttaatCATTAAATTTTTTAACACATGTTATCATAATTGCTCAACTAGagtgaaaataattgtttacaGACAAGAATTGCTGGGAAAAGAAGTCAAACGTAAGCAATGATCAGTAATATGTAAAATGtatgaattgaaatatatatattttgggcATTTATATTCCCTGTAAATCGCATAATCTAGTTCTCAAACCTTGACTTAAATGGGAACAAGTAAGATTATCCGTAGCAAACCGttgaacaataaaattgaataaaagtaACCTACATGCTTCTGAGAAAGCTTTACCATTTTCTCCTCGTTTAAACAAATTTCCCTACGTGATGGATGTTCGAATGCCATTAGGAATGAAATATCGGGGATATGATTACATTTGCATTTGAGCTCCTGACACATAGGTCGTGTTAACTTTATCAAGActgtaaacgagaatatcggtcggagaccgaagacttatcgatcttagatcggtaattagttaataactcgctaattatacaacataattaatcgtgagatatcgcgttcatctaacagacacacacacacacagacatacaaatacctcttaagatcgataagtaacaaccaCATCGCTGCAATTTGACTTGTATTTATGATCTAAATATAAACTGATTGGACACTCTTATTGTACATTTTAGTCACTTTTATTTCGGTTCATTTTGATACATTCCTGCAAGCTAGAAATTTCATTTCAAGCCAGGCTTTAGAACTGAAAGAAATAAACTAATAATAACCATACCATGACGCATGTAATATTATCATGAATTCTCTTTCTACGTCAATGCTTTAAACGTACTATGAGTTAAAGTgagtccagtggttcccaacctttctatcctggcggaccggtaaaattaaattaaatgtactcgcggaccggcaaaaaattgaaataaccgGAACagataatataatgcaatgtcgggcactcaaaaaaggcacacttaaaaacatttcacacgaagaaaaactatcaaataatgtgccagccaaaaattgaaatggaaaATTGAAACATAATTTAATACCATCTctttcgtaataaaatgcagtACTGGGCaatggcgtagcaagactctcgtgaccccgcaaaaatattttgaggaaatgaccctaaaaactctcggacaaaagctaaaacaacgctttttttatttcgtcaaaaagcataacatgtcgctattaaaaggcaatggtaacaaaaaatttgccgtttatcttagttactttatatttttttcatacgtgcgtACTCTTCTGCCTTTTTTccgcgtttctgtgcgccactgagaggttttgctttcaaCATCATTGTGACAGCCTTTgcaattttgccggtgcgatcaaaccacaagacgccgaaaatcgacgactccctgacATTGTTacttaacaaaacgatttgagcagaactaacatcaacattagaagtgcattactggttttgcaatgtaacttttggttttgcggcttacatttctaaattctaactgCTTGGGCCCCTcggcgctgtgggccctcccgccactgcgggggtggatgctatgTCACTGGTCATGTCACTGGATGCTATGTCACTGAGAAAGGCACGcataaaacatttcacataaaaaacatgtacatgccaaatattgtataaacacaattaactctagtgagaattttgctgctgtttcgtttccaatattggattgcaaacgaggcctcaaagaagtttctgcaacacgtagctctgcagagGCGAGTAGCCGATTTtgttgcttcgttttaattaaagctagtgatgaaaatgttttttcgcataacgcagtaactgaTTGAAagtacggacaacagtttgattgcttacatagcgatgggtattcgccatcaagagatatccaaaattgtgacagtgattctttcttaaatctggactgtgaagttgaatcacaattttaattaagttttttttttttgactggCAAGTTGGCACCAGGATCAAAATCCTACTATGTCTgctcaaaatattggaaaagatctctgcCGCCCAttttttttgcgcgtctcgtgaccacctgcagtgtcgcaacaagttcatatcttactggaatattatactgctcttgactgttttctggtttgaacaaaggaaatatgcataacgttttatataAATGGTCATAATAATCAGGAATAtgacgcagaacagaaaaagaaCGCGTGCCAATTTTTAGCTTTTGAATTTTGCCATATTTGATGGAgtgcattcgcgatgaatcggaccAGAAAAAGCAAACattgtgattactcggcgccaagatgtcgcaatatgacggcgggagagaaattgcgtaataaaccaacgcaatctcatcttcggtaaagcgatcggagcgcattcgcgatgaatcaaGGCCAAAAAAgggaaaagtgtgattactcggcgccaagatgtcgcgaattACGTCGCAATATAACGATGGaaaagaaattgcgtaataataccaacgcaacttcgtcttcggtaaagcgattgagacggaataaaaacaacgaaatttcacGCGGACCGGcgaaaaagcttcgcggaccggcaccggtccgcggaccggcggttgggaaccactgagttaAACAACCAACAATGTAGTCTACGATTCTTACAATAAATTATCTACGCATTGACGCAGACGCTAGTTTATTGTTTCCTCAAATGGCTCATAATGCGGTATAGTTGCGAGTGATGCACAGTACAGGTCGAGACGTCAGACAACAGAATTGTTTCCATTGTGCAGATATTGTGATATATCTACCTTCAAACGTAATTCGTGATGAACGACGTATTGCACTGGGAAACTGGTAAGTCTTATTTTGAGATTATCCAATAGTGGGggatattttttatgtaattcgTTTGAAACGATTAgaattttcggtactcccgaagtatgtgaacgaagatgacggacaccggaacgtggtatgtgtaccaggttagggttaggccataatttcacgtacaaatactacgtgagacacttggctagtccccgaactagtaatataactaaaataaggaaaattggaataaaattatggcataatctggtacacatatcacgttccggtgtccgccatcttggttcacatacttcgggagtacggAATTCAAAGGATATTTCATAATTATCTCTGGaagataaaatacaataaaacggcacgcacacacacacacatatattcATCGAACCATAGGCAGTTGTTACGTTACCAATGCGAGTCAGATAGTAATATACCAATACCAAACGATCGTTACATATTCATGGACTTGGAAGAAAGGAAGGTAAAAGCGTTTTTGTCTATATAAACTTCTGAACAACCAATGGTATTCCATAAATCAATTTGAATGTGACATTTCACTTTTGAAATGTTTCTATTCCAATTCCGGGCAGAGGTTTATTCCAACAAAATTACTTCTGCCATCTTGATAGAGAAAAATTAAAGCAAACACCAGTCCAAggaaaagtaaataatgccaaattgaatattttttgtgaaatacAAACCATTATTTCGTCTAGCTAAGCCATGGGGAAGCAAAATCATTTGCTTTAGATATTTCAAATGCCTAACGTCTATGACATAACTGGTTAAAGTTCAAAGTTTTTGTCTttattctcaaaataaattAGTCATATACCCTGCTGACATGCCCCTCTTATATTCATGCAATAATTCGAATTGTTTCGCGTCTTTTATCAAACTTTCTTTACCGTCATTTCTACAGAGATGTAGAATGAGGGATATGTCCACTCTCAAATTATCTGTGTTAGACTGAAATCTATAATGATGAGGAGTTAGATACATTTAGGAAGAAAATTGCACTATTCtttctatattatatatattagaaaatttacaaaacatcAATCAAGATTGAAGTTACATAGTGAGATGTGGCAAATTTGTCCTTGGCTTTCTCCATTCTTAAATGGGTTCTAAGTTTTGCTAGCTGTtgcattgaatgaaaataatgtcTTTTTTTAAGGTGATGTAAATcgtattttaaatgaaatgcaAAAATGGGGAAGAGAGAAATCACCTTCGGAATTCCATCAATATGCAGTACTCTATGCTCGTTTACCAAATGATGAATATTTTCTGGtaatttcaaatgttttattattattcgatCATTGTCTAGAATTGAGTTTTCAGCAGCAAACTACTGTACATTATTGCAACGCAAGGAATTAGTACACGCATAGGCATACATAGAAACGTTTTTGATAGAACTCATGTGTCATTGTTAGATTCATATAAGGACTTAAAGTTATAATGACTCACTCTACGCAATAGCAGTAATGTCAATACAGTTCATTATGGAACCCAGTGTgtcaatttaactcaatttGATTTATTGTAATCATACCCGATATTTTCTGTCGTGTATTTTATTAGTGCTCAACGTTCAATATCTCATAATTGTATCCACGTGGATGGATAGACTACGtcatattgaaaaataactaTTCTTTTATTCAAGCAAGAAGAAGTGGGGATTGCTCACTTATGCCCGTTGGCTCTTCAATGTAGTCTTACATAATTCTCTATCTCTAGCGATTTTGAGCGGACAATTTGCCAAAACTACTCATCGAT contains:
- the LOC144424324 gene encoding uncharacterized protein LOC144424324, translating into MDDKLYCKTGDIKQIFRQMQDWGSKKSPSEMHQYAVLYVRSESDEDCMKYAESQSGWFDAKENRIYTVHAEALLVGNPKRPQDALKVPFDDSELGKLIKNNGCIPDSVLIYSNHEPCKWCKKAIAKAKHHFNLTDNIKVGYRIERNDLTKGSYGDGVEHFHLR